In the genome of Streptomyces sp. V2I9, one region contains:
- a CDS encoding alpha/beta fold hydrolase: MQKPPTFVLVHGAFANSFSFAPLQAELALLGHRSAAVDLPGHGFAATFPVAYQTPQDLAALAAEPGGIKGVTLADNVARVIETLERAKRHGPTVLVAHSRGGVTATAVANARPDLIDRIVYVSAWCPVELDVAGYYAEPEMADVDAGAFATALLGNPGELGLLRVNFRTAGATALAAFRQAFAADLTDDEFRAFLNTFQPDENLDAGTSTDRAQAATWGTVPRTYVRLAADASLPPAVQDRMIREADALTPDNPFDVHTLDGSHLRWLVHPKPAAELLAGLADPAGPAAS; this comes from the coding sequence ATGCAGAAACCGCCGACTTTCGTCCTTGTCCACGGAGCCTTCGCGAACTCCTTCTCGTTCGCGCCACTACAGGCCGAACTCGCCCTGCTCGGGCATCGATCGGCCGCGGTCGACCTTCCCGGCCACGGCTTCGCGGCCACCTTCCCCGTCGCGTACCAGACCCCTCAGGACCTCGCCGCCCTCGCCGCGGAACCGGGGGGCATCAAGGGGGTCACGCTCGCGGACAACGTCGCCCGAGTGATCGAGACCCTGGAGAGGGCGAAGCGGCACGGGCCCACCGTCCTGGTCGCCCACAGCCGGGGCGGTGTCACCGCCACCGCCGTCGCCAACGCGCGGCCCGACCTGATCGACCGGATCGTGTACGTCTCCGCCTGGTGTCCCGTCGAGCTGGACGTGGCCGGCTACTACGCCGAGCCGGAGATGGCGGACGTCGACGCGGGCGCCTTCGCCACCGCGCTCCTCGGGAACCCCGGCGAACTCGGTCTCCTGCGGGTCAACTTCCGTACCGCCGGCGCGACGGCGCTCGCCGCCTTCCGGCAGGCGTTCGCCGCCGACCTCACCGACGACGAGTTCCGCGCCTTCCTCAACACCTTCCAGCCCGACGAGAACCTCGACGCCGGTACGTCCACCGACCGGGCGCAGGCCGCGACCTGGGGCACGGTGCCCCGGACCTATGTGCGCCTCGCCGCCGACGCCAGCCTGCCGCCCGCCGTGCAGGACCGCATGATCCGGGAAGCCGACGCGCTCACGCCCGACAACCCCTTCGACGTGCACACCCTCGACGGCAGCCACCTGCGCTGGCTCGTCCACCCGAAGCCCGCCGCGGAACTACTGGCCGGCCTCGCGGACCCCGCGGGCCCTGCAGCCTCCTGA
- a CDS encoding C40 family peptidase, whose product MNRRHCATAAITLVCALALLTSTGQAAAAPVPDPAPTASSPAGPPPRYTNAELETVREQIETLYRKAGAATDAYNLAEEQAKKQSGEIVKLARAIADGQARIAALKDRAGAQAREQYRNGGLPPGAQLALSNDPKLFLDGINQVRQSQQASKSLLAELKQTQQDLETYTQDASAHWEKLETDRVKQAKAKKKINARIKAAEKLESRLEKEERERLRRLEAAAAAEAQTAWLSSGAIRDVSGEASAAGAVAVAFATAQIGKPYVWGAEGPGSYDCSGLTSQAWLAAKRPIPRTSQEQWRLLPRIDIQDMRPGDLIIYHADASHVGMYVGDGTIVHAPRPGRDVTLAGAGSMKILGVVRPDK is encoded by the coding sequence GTGAACCGACGCCACTGCGCCACTGCCGCCATCACGCTGGTCTGTGCACTGGCCCTGCTGACGTCCACCGGCCAGGCCGCGGCCGCCCCGGTTCCGGACCCCGCGCCCACCGCTTCCTCCCCCGCCGGGCCGCCGCCCCGCTACACCAACGCGGAGCTGGAGACGGTCCGCGAGCAGATCGAGACGCTGTACCGGAAGGCGGGCGCGGCGACGGACGCGTACAACCTCGCCGAGGAACAGGCGAAGAAGCAGTCCGGCGAGATCGTGAAGCTGGCCAGGGCGATCGCCGACGGTCAGGCGCGGATCGCCGCGCTCAAGGACCGGGCCGGCGCCCAGGCCCGCGAGCAGTACCGCAACGGCGGTCTGCCGCCCGGTGCCCAGCTGGCGCTCAGCAACGACCCGAAGCTCTTCCTGGACGGGATCAACCAGGTCCGCCAGAGCCAGCAGGCGTCCAAGTCGCTGCTGGCCGAACTGAAGCAGACGCAGCAGGACCTGGAGACGTACACCCAGGACGCCAGCGCCCACTGGGAGAAGCTGGAGACCGACCGGGTCAAGCAGGCCAAGGCCAAGAAGAAGATCAACGCCCGGATCAAGGCGGCGGAGAAGCTCGAGTCGCGGCTGGAGAAGGAGGAGCGCGAACGGCTCCGCCGGCTGGAGGCGGCCGCCGCCGCGGAGGCGCAGACGGCGTGGCTCTCCTCCGGTGCGATCAGGGACGTCAGCGGCGAGGCGAGCGCGGCCGGGGCGGTGGCGGTGGCCTTCGCCACGGCGCAGATCGGCAAGCCGTACGTCTGGGGGGCCGAGGGCCCCGGTTCGTACGACTGCTCCGGGCTGACCTCGCAGGCGTGGCTGGCGGCGAAGCGCCCGATCCCGCGCACCTCGCAGGAGCAGTGGCGGCTGCTGCCCCGCATCGACATCCAGGACATGCGCCCCGGCGACCTGATCATCTACCACGCCGACGCCAGCCATGTCGGGATGTACGTGGGCGACGGCACGATCGTCCACGCCCCTCGCCCCGGCCGCGATGTGACCCTGGCGGGCGCGGGCTCGATGAAGATCCTCGGCGTGGTCCGCCCGGACAAGTAG
- a CDS encoding PP2C family protein-serine/threonine phosphatase codes for MPVPVSQQRSVPAAATSHGDLTLLVIEDDPAGTTITVPELSAAAGTRVRVRTARNLTEAARLLTDDVDCILLDLALPVTGTGTGPEEEHASARADELAALTHVLRLAPLHAVLALTAQDDTELAAEAVRVGAQDYLFRSELDARVLSRAIRYAVERKRADTAQHQLTESRLRAQENARLERGLLPTPLLDGSGLSFAARYRPGRSRALLGGDFYDVVRTPDGTVHAMIGDVCGHGPDEAALGVELRIAWRALTLAGLCGDDLLATLQQVLEHERQSEEIFATLCTVDIAADGRRAGLYLAGHPAPLLARHGQPARLLPYEDGGPALGLLPRARWPRRQVELGGAWSLMLYTDGLIEGRVGTGGSERLGQDGMAAMVNSRLEQGLAGEELLEAAVAEVRELNGGELTDDVAVLLLGRDPERIRQWGGSAPRSHPASVDRPPSSPPARAAGAQRPPL; via the coding sequence ATGCCCGTACCCGTATCGCAGCAGCGATCCGTTCCCGCTGCGGCGACCTCGCACGGCGACCTCACCCTGCTGGTGATCGAGGACGACCCGGCGGGCACCACCATCACCGTCCCCGAGCTCTCGGCGGCGGCCGGGACCCGCGTCCGGGTCCGAACCGCACGCAACCTCACCGAGGCCGCGCGGCTGCTCACCGACGACGTCGACTGCATCCTGCTGGACCTCGCCCTGCCGGTCACCGGCACCGGGACCGGTCCGGAGGAGGAGCACGCCTCCGCGCGGGCCGACGAGCTGGCGGCTCTCACCCATGTGCTCCGCCTCGCCCCGCTGCACGCGGTCCTCGCGCTGACCGCGCAGGACGACACGGAACTGGCGGCCGAGGCCGTACGCGTCGGGGCGCAGGACTACCTCTTCCGGAGCGAGCTGGACGCGCGCGTCCTGAGCCGCGCCATCCGGTACGCCGTGGAGCGCAAGCGGGCCGACACCGCCCAGCACCAGCTCACCGAGTCCCGGCTGCGCGCCCAGGAGAACGCCCGCCTGGAGCGCGGCCTGCTCCCCACCCCGCTGCTGGACGGCTCCGGCCTGAGCTTCGCCGCCCGCTACCGTCCCGGCCGCAGCCGTGCCCTCCTCGGCGGCGACTTCTACGACGTCGTCCGCACCCCCGACGGCACGGTGCACGCGATGATCGGCGACGTCTGCGGCCACGGCCCGGACGAGGCCGCGCTCGGGGTCGAGCTGCGGATCGCCTGGCGTGCGCTGACCCTGGCGGGGCTGTGCGGGGACGATCTGCTCGCCACGCTCCAGCAGGTGCTGGAGCACGAGCGGCAGAGCGAGGAGATCTTCGCGACGCTCTGCACGGTGGACATCGCGGCGGACGGGCGGCGGGCGGGGCTCTACCTCGCCGGGCACCCGGCGCCGCTGCTGGCCCGCCACGGACAGCCCGCACGGCTGCTCCCGTACGAGGACGGCGGCCCGGCCCTGGGGCTCCTGCCGCGGGCCCGCTGGCCGCGCCGCCAGGTCGAGCTGGGCGGCGCCTGGAGCCTGATGCTGTACACGGACGGGCTCATCGAGGGGCGGGTGGGGACCGGCGGCAGCGAACGGCTGGGCCAGGACGGCATGGCCGCGATGGTCAACAGCCGGCTGGAACAGGGGCTGGCGGGCGAGGAGCTGCTGGAGGCGGCGGTCGCCGAGGTGCGGGAGCTGAACGGCGGCGAGCTGACCGACGACGTGGCCGTCCTGCTGCTGGGCCGCGATCCGGAGCGGATACGACAATGGGGTGGCAGCGCACCGCGCTCCCACCCCGCGTCCGTCGACCGGCCGCCGTCGTCGCCGCCCGCGAGGGCGGCGGGGGCTCAGCGCCCGCCGTTGTAG
- a CDS encoding TetR/AcrR family transcriptional regulator, with protein sequence MTDKNGSGTGDLPASLEAAWGLRNRPAKGPKPGLSLERIVAAAVGIAAADGIAAVSMGKVAQHLGVSTMSLYRYVSAKDELYVLMQEAALGAPEPLAALANGAGWRAALTEWAAAQRSRYHAHLWALRIPIGGPPASPNSIAWWEQGLQALEDSGLGEGDKTSVILLVSNFIRSEAAMMSDLAAAVLARGVSSEELMASHERTLKRLVDPERHPGIARQLESGVMSEPDDPEYEFTFGMGVLLDGVAALIRRTAEGAGGRDGEVGEVKSA encoded by the coding sequence GTGACGGACAAGAACGGCTCGGGCACCGGTGATCTGCCGGCCAGCCTGGAGGCGGCCTGGGGTCTGCGGAACCGCCCGGCGAAGGGGCCGAAGCCCGGTCTGAGCCTGGAGCGGATCGTGGCGGCGGCGGTGGGCATCGCGGCGGCGGACGGGATCGCCGCCGTGTCCATGGGCAAGGTCGCCCAGCACCTGGGCGTGTCCACGATGTCCCTGTACCGGTACGTCTCCGCCAAGGACGAGCTGTACGTCCTGATGCAGGAGGCGGCCCTCGGCGCACCGGAGCCGCTGGCGGCCCTGGCGAACGGCGCGGGCTGGCGGGCGGCTCTCACCGAGTGGGCGGCCGCCCAGCGCAGCCGCTACCACGCCCACCTCTGGGCGCTCCGCATCCCGATCGGTGGCCCGCCGGCCTCCCCGAACTCGATCGCGTGGTGGGAGCAGGGGCTCCAGGCGCTGGAGGACAGCGGCCTCGGCGAGGGCGACAAGACCTCGGTGATCCTGCTGGTCTCCAACTTCATCCGCAGCGAGGCGGCGATGATGAGCGACCTGGCGGCAGCAGTGCTCGCCCGCGGGGTGTCGTCCGAGGAGCTGATGGCGTCCCACGAACGCACCCTCAAGCGGCTCGTCGACCCCGAGCGGCACCCCGGAATCGCCCGGCAACTGGAATCCGGGGTGATGAGCGAGCCGGACGATCCGGAGTACGAGTTCACCTTCGGCATGGGGGTGCTGCTGGACGGGGTGGCGGCGCTGATCCGGAGGACGGCGGAGGGCGCCGGCGGCCGGGACGGCGAGGTCGGCGAGGTCAAGTCCGCTTGA
- a CDS encoding helix-turn-helix domain-containing protein, producing MASLNVGNLGEYLREQRRAAQLSLRQLADATGVSNPYLSQIERGLRKPSADVLQQVAKALRISAETLYVRAGILDEREREELETRAVILADPSINERQKSVLLQIYDSFRRENGYAPGPDEQAGPDGDAGPDTGATPGADAKEDHDPHS from the coding sequence ATGGCATCACTCAACGTCGGCAATCTCGGGGAGTACCTGCGGGAGCAGCGTCGCGCGGCGCAGCTCTCGTTGCGGCAGCTCGCCGATGCCACCGGGGTGTCGAACCCGTATCTCAGCCAGATCGAGCGCGGTCTGCGCAAGCCCAGCGCGGACGTGCTCCAGCAGGTCGCCAAGGCGCTGCGGATCTCGGCCGAGACCCTGTACGTACGTGCGGGGATTCTGGACGAGCGGGAGCGGGAGGAGCTGGAGACGCGGGCGGTCATCCTGGCCGATCCGTCGATCAACGAGCGGCAGAAGAGCGTTCTGCTGCAGATCTACGACTCCTTCCGCCGCGAGAACGGGTACGCCCCGGGGCCCGACGAGCAGGCCGGCCCCGACGGGGACGCCGGGCCCGACACGGGCGCCACGCCCGGTGCGGACGCCAAGGAAGACCACGACCCTCACAGCTGA
- the mshA gene encoding D-inositol-3-phosphate glycosyltransferase, whose protein sequence is MSQYVSRLGSTRTAARLRFPGGFSGASRKPRRIAMLSVHTSPLHQPGTGDAGGMNVYIVELARRLAAIDIEVEIFTRATTGSLAPAVDLAPGVLVRHVDAGPYEGLAKEDLPAQLCAFTHGVMQAWAGQRPGYYDLVHSHYWLSGQVGWLAAQRWGVPLVHAMHTMAKVKNAALAEGDTPEPAARVIGETQIVNASDRLIANTAEEADELVRFYDADPAAVAVVHPGVNLDRFRPADGRAAARARLGLPQDALIPLFAGRIQPLKAPDVLLRAVAVLLDRDPALRSRIVVPVVGGPSGSGLAKPEGLQKLAARLGIADVVRFHPPVGQDQLADWFRAASVLVMPSYSESFGLVAIEAQAAGTPVVAAAVGGLPVAVRDGASGFLVRGHDPEAYARALGRFAEAPELVGRMGAAAAAHARSFGWDTAASATADVYTAALCDHRRRARTHHG, encoded by the coding sequence GTGAGCCAGTACGTCTCCCGGCTCGGCTCCACCCGGACGGCCGCGCGTCTGAGGTTCCCCGGAGGATTCTCCGGGGCGTCCCGCAAGCCGCGCCGCATCGCGATGCTCTCCGTGCACACGTCCCCCCTCCACCAGCCCGGTACGGGCGACGCGGGCGGAATGAACGTCTACATCGTCGAGCTGGCCAGACGCCTCGCCGCGATCGACATCGAGGTCGAGATATTCACCCGCGCCACCACCGGCTCGCTGGCCCCGGCGGTGGACCTGGCCCCCGGCGTCCTGGTCCGGCACGTGGACGCGGGGCCGTACGAAGGTCTCGCCAAGGAGGACCTGCCCGCCCAGCTCTGCGCCTTCACGCACGGCGTGATGCAGGCATGGGCCGGTCAGCGCCCCGGCTACTACGACCTCGTCCACTCCCACTACTGGCTCTCCGGCCAGGTCGGCTGGCTCGCCGCCCAGCGCTGGGGCGTCCCGCTCGTCCACGCCATGCACACCATGGCCAAGGTCAAGAACGCCGCCCTGGCCGAGGGGGACACCCCCGAACCGGCCGCCCGCGTCATCGGTGAGACCCAGATCGTGAACGCCTCCGACCGGCTGATCGCCAACACCGCCGAGGAGGCCGACGAACTCGTCCGCTTCTACGACGCGGACCCCGCCGCCGTCGCCGTCGTCCACCCCGGCGTCAACCTGGACCGCTTCCGCCCGGCGGACGGCCGCGCCGCCGCACGGGCCCGGCTGGGGCTGCCGCAGGACGCCCTGATCCCGCTCTTCGCCGGCCGCATCCAGCCGCTGAAGGCTCCTGACGTGCTGCTGCGCGCGGTGGCCGTGCTGCTGGACCGGGACCCGGCCCTGCGCTCCCGCATCGTCGTGCCGGTGGTCGGCGGCCCGAGCGGCAGCGGGCTCGCGAAGCCCGAGGGCCTGCAGAAGCTGGCCGCCCGCCTCGGCATCGCCGACGTCGTACGGTTCCACCCGCCGGTGGGGCAGGACCAACTGGCCGACTGGTTCCGGGCGGCGTCGGTGCTGGTCATGCCGTCGTACAGCGAGTCCTTCGGGCTGGTCGCCATAGAGGCCCAGGCGGCCGGGACCCCGGTCGTCGCCGCCGCCGTGGGCGGGCTTCCGGTGGCTGTGCGCGACGGGGCCAGCGGCTTCCTGGTGCGGGGGCACGACCCGGAGGCGTACGCCCGCGCGCTCGGGCGGTTCGCGGAAGCGCCGGAGCTGGTCGGGAGAATGGGGGCGGCCGCGGCCGCCCACGCCCGGTCGTTCGGCTGGGACACCGCCGCCTCCGCCACCGCCGACGTGTACACGGCCGCGCTCTGCGACCACCGCCGCCGGGCCCGTACCCACCACGGCTGA
- a CDS encoding HAD-IA family hydrolase → MSTRTGRAAGDAHHTPATTAPHATPAATAAPVSAPASGSASGSGTASGTASGRTGRAFDAVLCDLDNVVRFYDTAPLAALERAAGLPVGTTEDIAYAPEVDLPLLLGRITPDAWVESITAALAGRVGEDRARELGRALADAPFRADGEVVALLRRARTHVPLVLVTNATLRLDDDLALLGLDDLADAVVSSAVEQVAKPDPAIYRIAADRAGVPLDRCLFVDDRQENVDAAVALGMTGVLHREPADLRRALGPCAEAAPPRTGRAG, encoded by the coding sequence ATGAGTACGCGTACGGGCCGCGCCGCCGGCGACGCCCACCACACCCCGGCCACCACCGCCCCGCATGCCACCCCCGCCGCCACTGCCGCGCCCGTCTCCGCACCCGCCTCCGGTTCCGCCTCCGGTTCCGGAACCGCGTCCGGGACCGCTTCCGGACGCACCGGCCGCGCCTTCGACGCCGTGCTCTGCGATCTCGACAACGTCGTCCGCTTCTACGACACCGCCCCGCTGGCCGCCCTGGAGCGGGCCGCCGGACTGCCGGTGGGCACCACGGAGGACATCGCGTACGCGCCCGAGGTCGATCTCCCCCTGCTGCTGGGCCGGATCACCCCGGACGCCTGGGTGGAGTCCATCACCGCGGCGCTCGCGGGCCGGGTGGGTGAGGACCGGGCGCGCGAACTGGGCCGGGCCCTCGCGGACGCGCCGTTCCGGGCGGACGGGGAGGTGGTGGCGCTGCTGCGCCGGGCCAGGACCCATGTGCCCCTGGTTCTCGTCACCAATGCGACCCTGCGACTGGACGACGACCTCGCCCTGTTGGGCCTGGACGATCTGGCCGACGCGGTGGTGAGCAGCGCCGTGGAGCAGGTGGCCAAGCCCGACCCGGCCATCTACCGCATCGCGGCCGACCGGGCGGGCGTACCGCTGGACCGTTGCCTGTTCGTGGACGACCGGCAGGAGAACGTCGACGCGGCGGTCGCCCTGGGCATGACCGGCGTACTCCACCGCGAACCGGCGGACCTCCGGCGGGCGTTGGGCCCGTGCGCGGAGGCGGCGCCCCCGCGCACCGGCCGGGCGGGCTGA
- a CDS encoding deoxyxylulose-5-phosphate synthase: MPPSKTSYVCLPCRASYKQSYDRSRRERVCPRCTGALTHVGSAFAAPPRRDRAAWRTLSVLLNAGIRFHQGCCGGQGYRPRTLSEVRERMAYAERAGVPYARALVLPEVP; this comes from the coding sequence ATGCCGCCCTCGAAGACCTCGTACGTCTGTCTGCCCTGCCGGGCCTCGTACAAGCAGTCCTACGACCGCTCGCGGCGCGAGCGGGTCTGTCCGCGCTGCACGGGGGCGCTGACCCACGTGGGATCGGCGTTCGCCGCGCCGCCGCGTCGTGACCGGGCGGCCTGGCGGACGCTCTCGGTCCTGCTGAACGCGGGCATCCGCTTCCATCAGGGCTGCTGCGGCGGTCAGGGCTACCGCCCCCGCACGCTGTCCGAGGTACGCGAGCGCATGGCGTACGCGGAGCGGGCGGGAGTGCCGTACGCGCGGGCCCTGGTACTCCCCGAAGTGCCGTGA
- a CDS encoding DUF2516 family protein gives MLLSAFGSLLQLLYLAMLVLAVVAFVFAATAREDAYRAADKKQKSFWLVILGVAVAVNLLIPMLFLQLAGVVASIVFMVDVRPALKAVSGGGGRRGGSSSDGPYGPYNGGR, from the coding sequence ATGTTGCTCTCAGCGTTCGGCTCGCTCCTCCAGCTGCTCTATCTGGCGATGCTGGTGCTGGCCGTGGTCGCGTTCGTCTTCGCGGCGACCGCGCGTGAGGACGCCTACCGGGCCGCCGACAAGAAGCAGAAGTCCTTCTGGCTGGTGATCCTGGGCGTCGCCGTCGCCGTGAACCTGCTCATCCCGATGCTCTTCCTCCAGCTCGCGGGCGTGGTCGCGTCGATCGTGTTCATGGTCGACGTGCGTCCCGCGCTCAAGGCGGTCTCGGGCGGCGGCGGCCGCAGGGGCGGCTCCAGCAGCGACGGCCCGTACGGGCCCTACAACGGCGGGCGCTGA
- a CDS encoding TetR family transcriptional regulator produces MVMNGENAGSGSGGGTGTGIGAGSDDGAAVRAPGARAAGRHASGQQDSGGHGFGRARERSPGPLGLRERKKRLTYQAVSDAAIALFLERGFDKVSVAEVAAAADISKPTLFRYFPAKEDLVLHRFADHEDESARVVAARTAGESPLDALHRHFLDGLDRRDPVTGLCDAPEVLAFLRLLYGTPALVARMYAYQGRSETALAGALGGGLPERLAAGQIVAALRILALENWRRIDAGESADQVHAGAVRAADEAFVQLRTGLEPAPRHG; encoded by the coding sequence GTGGTCATGAACGGAGAGAACGCCGGAAGCGGGAGCGGGGGCGGAACCGGAACCGGAATCGGGGCCGGGAGCGACGATGGCGCCGCCGTCCGGGCTCCCGGCGCTCGGGCCGCCGGTCGGCATGCATCCGGTCAGCAGGATTCCGGCGGGCACGGTTTCGGTCGTGCGCGGGAGCGGTCCCCCGGACCGCTCGGACTGCGGGAGCGCAAGAAGCGGCTGACGTACCAGGCGGTCTCCGACGCCGCCATCGCGCTGTTCCTGGAACGCGGCTTCGACAAGGTGTCCGTGGCGGAGGTGGCCGCCGCGGCGGACATCTCCAAGCCGACGCTGTTCCGGTACTTCCCCGCCAAGGAGGACCTGGTCCTGCACCGGTTCGCCGACCACGAGGACGAGTCCGCCCGGGTGGTCGCCGCACGGACCGCCGGGGAGAGCCCGCTGGACGCCCTGCACCGCCACTTCCTCGACGGCCTGGACCGCCGCGACCCGGTGACCGGCCTCTGCGATGCCCCCGAAGTGCTGGCGTTTCTCCGGCTGTTGTACGGAACACCCGCTCTGGTCGCCCGGATGTACGCCTACCAGGGGCGCTCCGAGACGGCCCTGGCCGGGGCCCTCGGCGGCGGACTGCCCGAACGGCTCGCGGCCGGGCAGATCGTCGCGGCCCTGCGCATCCTGGCCCTGGAGAACTGGCGGCGGATCGACGCGGGGGAGAGCGCGGACCAGGTCCACGCGGGCGCGGTACGGGCGGCGGACGAGGCGTTCGTCCAACTGCGGACGGGGCTGGAGCCCGCGCCACGACACGGTTGA
- a CDS encoding class I SAM-dependent methyltransferase, producing the protein MRQRPIGTATRGTTNPNRLRRMDRWIADAHGPALRRAGTPVAVDLGYGAAPWTAVELLDRLRAAEPRARVAGIEIDPERVAAARPYEREGLTFVHGGFEIPLDVRPLLIRAANVLRQYDEDQVAEVWARLCARLAPDGLLVEGTCDEIGRRHVWVALGPRGPRTVTFAARLGSLERPSDLAERLPKALIHRNVPGEPVHAFLRDFDRAWAAASPYASLGARQRWITAVRAVAADWPVTDGVRRWRQGEVTVEWDALRPRHP; encoded by the coding sequence ATGCGCCAGCGCCCCATCGGCACCGCCACCCGCGGGACCACCAACCCGAACCGGCTGCGCCGCATGGACCGCTGGATCGCCGACGCCCACGGCCCCGCCCTGCGCCGCGCCGGGACGCCGGTGGCCGTCGATCTCGGGTACGGGGCGGCCCCCTGGACCGCCGTGGAGCTGTTGGACCGGCTGCGTGCCGCCGAGCCGCGCGCCCGAGTGGCGGGGATCGAGATCGACCCGGAGCGGGTCGCCGCCGCGCGGCCGTACGAGCGCGAAGGGCTCACCTTCGTCCACGGCGGTTTCGAGATCCCGCTGGACGTCCGTCCGCTGCTGATCCGGGCGGCCAACGTGCTGCGCCAGTACGACGAGGACCAGGTCGCCGAGGTCTGGGCGCGGCTGTGCGCCCGCCTCGCCCCGGACGGGCTGCTGGTGGAGGGGACCTGTGACGAGATCGGGCGGCGGCACGTCTGGGTGGCGCTGGGGCCCCGGGGGCCACGCACGGTCACCTTCGCGGCCCGGCTCGGTTCGCTGGAGCGCCCGTCCGACCTGGCGGAACGGCTGCCGAAGGCGCTGATCCACCGCAATGTGCCGGGCGAGCCGGTCCACGCGTTCCTGCGGGACTTCGACCGGGCCTGGGCGGCGGCCTCCCCGTACGCCTCGCTCGGCGCGCGGCAGCGCTGGATCACCGCGGTACGCGCGGTGGCGGCCGACTGGCCGGTGACGGACGGGGTGCGGCGGTGGCGGCAGGGAGAGGTCACGGTGGAGTGGGACGCCCTGCGCCCCCGCCACCCCTGA